AATACTTCGCTATTTCTGGAGAAGGAACTAAAGGAAGGCGAAAAGCTGAGCTTCAACGCTGATTATTTGTATTATAAAAACGAAAACCCATCCGAAATTTCCACCCGCTTTTCTGACCAAGCGTCTAATGAGGTTAACCCCAAAGGCAACATTTTTTCCAACCGCCAGCGTGGTATCGCTAATACTCCAATTCACGTAGGGGTGATTAGTCTGGATTATACGAAGCAATGGAATGAAAAAGTACGCCTGGAAACTGGTGTCAAGGGGGCATACACTCGTAGTACCAGTTTGTCAAGAATAGATAGTTGGGAAGACAATGAGTGGGTAAACACCTCTCGAACCTCAAACGACATTGCCATGAACGAGCGCACTGGCGCGGTTTACGCATCTTCGTCTTGGCAGATAAGTCCATCAGCCGAGTTGAAGATAGGCACCCGCTACGAATATTCTCACACCCGTACTGACGCTGAAAAAGAAGAAAACAAGATTGATCGAAGACTTGGAAAACTGTTCCCTAGTTTGTTCTTCTCCAAAAAAGTGGGAGATCATACTACCTGGCAACTATCTTACACCAAAAGAATTAGCCGCCCGACCTATAACGATCTGGCCTCCTATCTTACTTACAGTGGCCCAATGTCGGTTTTTACCGGAAATCCACTGTTGCAACCCACGATTACCAACAATGTAAAAGTAGGTTATATCTATCGCGGATACTCATTTTCGGTGCTAGCCGGTCGGGATGATTATCCTATCGCTCGCTTTCAATTGACCGAAAACCCGGAGCGGGATTTGCTATACGTAGCTCCTCAGAATTTGAAGTATCAGAACAATCTCACCTTCCAAGCCGATATTCCCATTTCAATCACTGATTGGTGGACTATAAACCAGGGATGGGTAGGCGGTTGGCGTCAATTTGAATTGGATTATACTTTGGTACCCGCTGCTAAAACCTACTTTGCCTATTCGCTGTACGGGAACCAGACCATTAAACTTCCTCGTCAGTTTTTTGTGGAAATTTCCGGATGGTATAACTCACCTTCTTACAAAGGGTCGGTAAAGATTGGCGGATTTGGTATGTTAAACATGGGCGTAAAGAAAGAATTAAGCAATAACCGAGGAAGCTTTCAAATAGCGGTCACTGACGTGTTACAATCTATGCAGATCAGAGCTAGGTACGGGGGCTTAACCGAAGAAGCCTTCGCAGTGAATACGCACACCAACTTCCGTACTGAATCCTCCCGATCACGTATCATCAAACTTACCTACTCCCGATCTTTTGGCAGCAGTGAAGCAACCAATAAACGATCGCGAGTTCGTAGGTCAAGAGAGGAAGAAAATAGAGTGAGAAAAGAGTAGGAGCACAATCAATTATGTTCCTATCCCTTTTTCAAGCTTTAGCAAAATGCTGATAGAATAGCGAGATAGTTTCTATGCCTTTCAAGAAGTTGAAGACCCCGTAACTTTCGTTGGGAGAATGAATGGCGTCTTCGTCCAATCCAAAACCCATCAGCAATGAGTCAATACCTAATTCTTTTTGAAATAATGATACAATCGGAATACTACCGCCTTCGCGGGTTAGGAATGGTTCTTTCCCCCAGGCATCCTGAAAGGCTTGTTTCGCTGCTTCAATCGCGGGAGAATCGGTAGGTACTACTGCGGGTTCGCCCCCGTGGTGGGGAGAGACTTTCACCTGAACGGTTTCGGGGGCGATAGATTCAAAGTGCTTGGTGAATAACTCGTCGATCTCATCGGGATGCTGGTTGGGTACCAGACGCATGGAGATTTTAGCGTAGGCTTTGGATGGCAATACCGTTTTGGCACCTTCGCTAATGTAGCCGCCCCAAATACCATTTACATCCAGCGTAGGCCGGATGCCAATTCGTTCCAACGTAGTGTATCCATCTTCGCCAGTGAGTTTCTGAACACCCAACTCCTGCTTATATTTTTCGTCATCCTGCGGTGCCCGGTTAATTTCGGCTCGTTCTTCTTGACTTAATTCAACCACTTTATCGTAAAAACCTGGAATAGTAATACGCCCTTGCTCATCGTGCAATGAAGCAATCATTTGGCAAAGCACATTAATCGGATTGGCTACTGTACCACCAAACATGCCGGAGTGCAGATCAACTCTGGGCCCGGCTACTTCTACTTCCATGTAGCTTAGTCCGCGTAAACCAACCGTGATGGATGGGTTCTCGTTATCAATAATTCCGGTGTCCGAGATCAGTACTACGTCGGCTTGTAGCTTTTCACGGTTATCTTTTACAAATCCGGCAAGATGGTTAGACCCTACTTCTTCTTCACCTTCAATCATAAACTTTACGTTGCAGGGCAGCGCATCGTTGGCCAGCATAGTTTCCAGGGCTTTCACGTGCATGTACATTTGCCCTTTATCATCGCAGGCACCCCGGGCGTAAATTTTCCCATCCCGGATTTCCGGCTCAAACGGGGGCGATTTCCAGAGTTCGTAGGGATCAGCGGGCTGCACATCGTAGTGACCGTAGACTAAGACGGTTGGCTTACTTGGATCAACCATCTTTTCGGCATATACAATCGGGTAGCCATCAGTTTCAACAACCTCGGCTTTGTCTACTTTAGCTTCTAACAGTCGCTCTTTTACAAAATCGGCGGTTCGCCGTACATCATCGGCAAATTTAGAATCGGTGCTGACCGACGGAATCCGCAATAGATCAAATAATTCGTCTAAAAAACGATCTTGATTTTCCTCAACGTAGGTTTGAAAGGTAGACATATTCTTTAGTGTTATGGTGCTAATCGTTATTGTGCTATTGACTGCGTTGTTTATGATCTTCAATCGCTGTCTGAATTACTTTTCTATTGAAGAAAGCTGATGAATAATATTCTCAAGCGTTTTTTCTATCTCACATTTTGGCCACAGAGGGTTTTTGATTCCATCAGCATTATTTGCTCTCGCGCCCAAGTGAAATATTCTCATCAATACTTCAAAATACGGTATTAACCTTTTTTCTTCTACCTTCAAAGGTCGTATTTGTTCGTATCCTTCCAAAAATTTGGCTTTATTTTGCTTGTTACTTCGCTCATACTTGAAGAAGCTGCCTAAATCATAGTGCAGATAGCCGTAGCCGCAAAAATCAAAGTCAAATATCGTCATTTTCTTGGATGACTTCTCTAAAAATACATTCTCGTAATGCGGATCACCGTGGCATATTCCTTTAGGCAGCCTGCCTAGGTTGCTCATATCTATTTTCTCCGCTAGTTTTTGCTCAAGACCAGCTACTTTTTGCAGTATATCACTCGAGTTACCCAATCTCGATTTCAAAAATTTATAGGTGGATGCAAAGATTTCTGGATGAGTATACCGTTTGGACAATCTTTTGTCCTCCCTTTTTTCAGTCACATTATGCAATCGCCCCAAATGTTCTCCGAATAATCTAGCCGTTTTACTATTAAGCGACGATATACTTTCTCCGACGGCATAACTAAAAAGAACAGCATATCGAGTTCCTTCAGGACAATTCAGTTCAATGACAAAATTGCCATTAATATTAGCAATTGGGTAGGAAACAGGTATGTGTGCATCTTTCAGTAGTAGGAGAAAGTCAATTTCTCCGTGAATATCATCGAGTGACTTCCAATTATGTCGGTATACTCTTAGTATATATTTAGATACTTCTGTAGTGACAAGGTAAGTATCATTAAAACCTTGATGCAGATATTCTACCTTAAGCTTCTCAGGTAAATCGTAGATTTCAGTCAGGATTGAACTCAAGGAAAGAGAGGAGGCTACCGAATACTCGACGGCTAACTCAGGAACTTCTTTCATAGATGTATAAGTATTCATTAACACTTTAACACCATTTCGTGGCGACCCTAACACAATAACACCAAAATGCTAATCCTTCTTCACAAAAAGATACGTGCGGTTTTCGTCTCCGCTAAGCAATCGCCGGATATTTTTCTGGTGAGTAACCACTAGTAGTACAAACATGGCGAAGCCGAAAGCAATTAGCAGGGGTTCTCCGGTTCGGAAGGGGCGCAGTAATAGAAGTAGGGGGAATGACAATGCCGCCAGCAGCGAGCCTAGCGAGACGTATTTGGTAGAGATAAGAATGATGAGAAATACCAGCGCACACAGTAGAGCAACTACTGGCTGAATGATAAGTACCATACCCGACAAGGTAGCTACCCCCTTGCCTCCGTCAAACTTCGTAAATACCGGAAAGATGTGACCTACGACGGCTATAATTCCTAAGAGCAGCTGAAATTCAATCAATCGATCAGCCGGGATAATATCTTGTTGCAGTAGCACTCTAGCCAATGAAGTAGCCGCCGCTCCTTTCAGCATATCGAGCAGTAGGACAATAATACCGGCTCGTTTACCTAGCACCCGGAAAGTGTTGGTGGCTCCGGCATTTCCGCTGCCGTGCTCCCGCACATCAACTTCGTACATTCGCTGGCCGTACCAAACTGCCGAGGGAATAGAACCTAATAAATACGCTAAAAGTATCGCACAACCTATATAAACAATTATCATCTTTTAATCTTCTCTTTCGTCTAAGCAACGCTATAAGCGTGCCCAAAGTTTTGTTGATTACTAACGGCGATAATATAAGAAACTTCAACGACATGGGTATTCTGAAAAAATCTCGAGTGATCAGAAACCATCCCGATCGGCTTCTTTGTCCTCTTCTTCCGCTTCCTCATCAGCGATCATATCAGGTACAATATCAAAATTGTAGGGTTCATCAATGCCGAGGTAAGTTTGGCGAAAGCGATTTATGAAAGTAAGTGTTTCGGAAATATCGCTTAGGTAGAAGGCAAACTCATCTGAGTCGGCTTTACCCATTTTAGATCGCGCACCGATTTCATCGCAGAACTCTTCGTTGTACGCCCAAATGCCCATGCGATTGTTCTGATGAGAGAAATAGTACCAAGAATCGGCGGAAGCCTGCACAAATAAGTTGATAATTGTTCCTTCATCCGTGGGTTTGATCTCTAAAAATCCGGTAGCCTGACCGTTGATGTCGGTTTCCTGCACATTGGATATACCTAACGGGGAAGTGCTGTACCAAGCTTTGTGCTCATCAGACCAAACCAACTGCACATCGGCCAGTACAATGGTTTTCTCTAACTGCGGCCCCATAGAAAACATAGGGGTGTACTCTGAGATAGATAGCTCATCAAACTCTCGGGCGGCTCGGTCGCCAATAAACTCAGCCAGTTTGTACAGCAAGCGAGTGCGGTCACTAATGGCGGCTCGGGCACCTGATTTGTTAAGTGCAGCGTTCAAATCCTCTCCCATCATGGCTACCGTCTGCGCGGGCAGGTCAATATCAATAGTCATAAAGGCATCCAGCTTATATTCATTCGTCTGCAAATCACCTTTGCCCGACCCCGCCGTTTGAATAGTTAACCCAGCTTCGGGGTAAGGAAGCAGATTGAGCTTTCCTTCGAAGGCTACAGACTGGTCATTTTCATCGAAGGTAAATACATCTCCCGATAGGGCATTAGGCTCATCTTTCTTTGGACTACGGATAGTATACTTCTGCTCCTCCTCATTAAACGACAGCATCCCTTGCGGTCGGAAAATATCGGGATCTTCGGGTGAGCGGAGATCCGTCACAAAAGTCATGTATAAACTATTGCTGCGGTCGAGGTGCAACCCGGCAGTGAGAGGCTCTCCGGTATCAGTGGTGCTAGAGGCAATATCAAATTTTAATTCTTTGTCACCGGCTTCACTTAAGTAACTAATCCAAGTATTATAGTTAGGAATGGTTTTGAAATCTAGCTTGACTTCTCCATCTAGCTCTAGTGCTTCTTTAGCGGCATGCATTCGGATATTTCCGCGGTAGAGCATTCCGGGAGAGATAATCAGATTCTGAGCCTCTTGCACCGTACCATCTGCTACGGTGTGCTTTATCCACTTTTTCCCCCTTCGGTCGGCTTGCACTGAGTCGGTAAAAAATTCGGTGAGCTGAATGGCGAAGGTATCGCTGGCTGACACTAACTCGTACGTTGCCTTCCCCCGAAATTCGTTTCGGGAAATGATATCGATGGTTCCGTTAAAGAGGTTATGATATTCGTTGAGCGTATCAATTACCAGAGTGGCGTTGGTAAAGGTATCAAACTTAGCGTTTTCCCGAATCTGTACTTGGTTGTTTTCCGGGGTAATTTTTGCATCGGCGACCGTAATGTACGGAATACCCGAAATATCTAACTGCTGCAACGGAATTCGGTAAATGGCTTCCTCCGCATTAAATACTAAAGAGTCAAGTTCGGCCCGGGTAGCGTAAAAGTATGAATTTTCAATCGCTACATTTTCCGGCTTACTCATTCGTACAGTTTCTTCTTCCAAATCCCAGACCGCCTGAATGATAGATGTTCTAAACTGCGCGTAGGGAAACCCGATGGCAGCCACACCTTCCACTTCCGGACTAATATTGGCTTGGTTAGCTACCAAGTCAAAATTCAGGTAAACATCTTCTCCGGCCAGAGCAGGCTTTTTAGGATTATCAGACTTAATTTCAAAATTGGCGTTACGAGCGGAGAATTGACTTTGTTCAAACGCCATGTTTTCGGATATGGCTTCTGAGCCGCGGGTGAATAATGTTCCAGCTCCCAGAAGACCGTCACCGGTTAAGATTACCTGACCATTCATAGACGCCGTTTGATCGTATAAATCGAATGGATTGGCTCTATTAGTGATGTACATACTATCTTGACGGGGTAGCCAAGTCATTTCATAGTCTTCTACGTAGGCTTGTGGGAAACTGGCAGTTCCTACACTACCCGCCTGCATGTCCAATACCGTACCAGTGGTAATTACTGAGTCCATGTAAAAGATAAAGTCCTCTGATTCCAGGGTCGTGCTGAGGTAATCTATCGTTCCTGTTCCCCTCAGTCCATTTGCATTTAGCGTTAGCTTATCATTATACGTAGCCGTGCCTCCGTACAGCGCGTACCCTCCTGTAGGTGTCTGATGCTCAAAGCCCATAGAGTTATCTGACAATACACTAAGGTTTTCCTCAACCGGAGGAAGCATATCACTGTAAAGCGTACCAGGAAATGAGATGGCAGAAGGGTCAGCACTGTTTAAACTATCAATATCAAAGGGAGGAATAACGTAGTATACTGACTTGTCGTACGCCCCGTCAAGTACTCCATTGTTGTCAAAGTAGACAATTGCTCCGTTTTCTGCGTCAAACTTAGGAAAACTGGGATCCTTGCTTCGAGCCGAACGATCCTGGGGATCATTAATGTACAATGTTCCCGATGTGTTTTGCATACCAGCGGCTATACCACTTTGCAGAGTATTATCTACTTTCTTACGGTTGCCTTTTTCATCGAGCAGGTAAAAGGCGATAGAGTCAATTTGGGGCAAATCTATCCGAAAGCTATCGTACTTAAACGTAAAGTTTTGTCCCGTGAACTCAAAGTTTCCGGAAAGTAGCGTGCCATCAAACTGAAAATCCCGCTGCCCGAGCATGGTTACCTCGTTGTTATTCGGAATAATTTGTACGTTAAGCTCATTACTGATAGTAAACTTTTCAATTCCTTGCACCGCCAGTGCCATACTATCTAGGTTGAGTACAGCATTGGGTCCGTCGCTAGCAAAAGATGGAATAACCAAATCATCAAAGTCTTTTTGTTTAGCCTTGGATAGTACGTAATGGTAGGCTTTGCGTTTTAGCGTTACTTCACCTGATTCCTCGTCGTACTCAATAAATCCTTGGCCCATTAGATCCTTCATGGCTGATCGGATAATTTTCGGATTTTTCCGAACAGACTGAGCCATGTCATCGGCGTAAAATGTGCCACTTCGGTTTTTACGGGCATAGCTTACCGCCAAAATTAGCGGATGAAAATCGTACATTCGCCCCAATTGGTCAAACTGTTCTTCGCTAAAGTATTCTTGCGATTCAAACAGCACCGGAACCTTATCGCGAGCCGAAAGCGTGGAGATAGCTAAACTATCGGTTTGCAGATTCCACTGAATCATATCGGCTCGGATGTCCATTTTGAGGAAGGTAGAAATGAAAGGTGTACGTTTGAAATTGCCCTTGGTGGTTTGTAGGACTAAGTACGAAGAATCTAAAATGTACTTAAACTTCACCGCCGGATGATAGATAGAATCATTGTTTTGGTAGATCACTACTCCGGCTTGACTACTGGTCATGAGCGAATCAGTAATACCAAAGCGAAGCGAGGTAGCTTTAAACTTTCTAGCTCCTTTCTCGCGCACTTCTACCATCGTTTCACCCTCGTAAAAAGAAGCACTGCTAATTCGGTTACCCATCAGTGAGAACCCACCGATGAGAGAAACCTGGTTGGGGTTAATTTCTTGCTTATCGTAAATATTAACGGTTACATCGCTGCGGTAGCTTTTAAAGCGAGGGTAGCGGGCATCGCGTGGTCCCAAATGGCGTTCGCTCGCAAATTCAAACAATCCTTCTACCGGTTCCTTAATTTTACCGAGGTAGGTCATGGTTGCTTTTTCGGCATTCAGCTTAGGCACTCTGATGTCGAAGTTGTATTTACCCAGCGTACAGTAAACCGAGTCTTCGCTTAAACCAGCTATTGCCCAATCGAACTTTCCGCCCTCACCCACAAATAACTGATCTTTTAGCATCAATGCTCCGTTAGCCTGACGAAGATGAGCGGTATCAAAAGTAGTAGCGAAAGTAAAATCTACGTTCTGAAAACGCATAACCGCCCCCACCAGCTCCGGCTGGATAGGCTCCTGAATCAGATAATCTATAATATCGCCTTCTTCCTCTTCTTCGGTTTCGGGTAGTGTTTCATCGGCAGCAGTGCCCCAGTCTTCATCAGCCCATGCATCATCGTCTCCCCAAGCATCATCGCCCCACGCATCTTCTTCAGCAACCTCTTCCTCATCGGTTACCCAAGGGTCTTCTTCACTTAAGAATTCATCTTCGCCTTCGCTTAACTCTTCTTCCGGTATCAGTTCATCTTGTGAAGTGGGAATAAATTCAAAAGAATAACCATCGGCTTCGGCGTACAGCTTATTGTAGTTTACCCGATATATTGCGCCATCGGCAAAGAATGATTTTAACGTATTTAGCCCGTAGCCTACCTGCCGTCGCTCGTAGTACAGTGTCATTTTATGGAGCATTCCCAGCATGGCATCCAAATTAGCCGCGCTTATATTGGCTGAGTCTACGGCGTACAATACGGTAGCGTGCAGATCGGCTAAGTAAGGTTTGAGCTTGTAATTTTTAGCCAACATTTGGGTAGTTATAGCCGTCAGCGTATCTTTTTGGGTAGAAGATAACGTGCCGCCATCCCAGAAAACCGCAAATTGCTCACCCAATTTGATGGTGCTACTGTCGCTGGCGCGAGAAAACCATTCCCGCACCTGATCGCCGTAGGTCAGGCTATCGCTAAACTCGTAGCGTTGCGCCCACCCCAATTGTGTGTATAGCAATAATGTGAAGAAAATGTACTTCGCCTTCATACCACTTGTTTATTCACGTACCTGTCTAGACCATAACGTTTTACCAACGAAAAAATTTAGCTAGAAGTGGAATTATATCCGCATGATAATATTACGGAAGTAGGGTATGTACTATTTTGA
This region of Tunicatimonas pelagia genomic DNA includes:
- the plsY gene encoding glycerol-3-phosphate 1-O-acyltransferase PlsY; translated protein: MIIVYIGCAILLAYLLGSIPSAVWYGQRMYEVDVREHGSGNAGATNTFRVLGKRAGIIVLLLDMLKGAAATSLARVLLQQDIIPADRLIEFQLLLGIIAVVGHIFPVFTKFDGGKGVATLSGMVLIIQPVVALLCALVFLIILISTKYVSLGSLLAALSFPLLLLLRPFRTGEPLLIAFGFAMFVLLVVTHQKNIRRLLSGDENRTYLFVKKD
- a CDS encoding dipeptidase; the protein is MSTFQTYVEENQDRFLDELFDLLRIPSVSTDSKFADDVRRTADFVKERLLEAKVDKAEVVETDGYPIVYAEKMVDPSKPTVLVYGHYDVQPADPYELWKSPPFEPEIRDGKIYARGACDDKGQMYMHVKALETMLANDALPCNVKFMIEGEEEVGSNHLAGFVKDNREKLQADVVLISDTGIIDNENPSITVGLRGLSYMEVEVAGPRVDLHSGMFGGTVANPINVLCQMIASLHDEQGRITIPGFYDKVVELSQEERAEINRAPQDDEKYKQELGVQKLTGEDGYTTLERIGIRPTLDVNGIWGGYISEGAKTVLPSKAYAKISMRLVPNQHPDEIDELFTKHFESIAPETVQVKVSPHHGGEPAVVPTDSPAIEAAKQAFQDAWGKEPFLTREGGSIPIVSLFQKELGIDSLLMGFGLDEDAIHSPNESYGVFNFLKGIETISLFYQHFAKA
- a CDS encoding outer membrane beta-barrel protein encodes the protein MSTKTIILTWLLGWFIQPALAQLSGKVTNASGTALPFVNVLLLNAADSALAKGAITDESGTYILESVTSGTYLLQFRAVGWQTYESSSFDVANGEQQDIGTQVLSEDTQQLSEVVIQAEKPLFQQGIDRTVVNVESSVMTRGSSALQVLERSPGVSLDHQNGGIMLNGQSGVAVMINGKLMRLPVAQVVAMLNGMSADNIETIELLTSPPAKYDAEGNAGIINIILKENEEVGTTGTLSVTGGLGVGEKAATSVNLSHNSSKVNVYGSYAFLHDHSYSDLWVKGNQDMPDLGGELDVYFLNTTHLVSDNHNATLGLEAYLGNTTIGINSTYNHSQVFSERANRGEYTPIQAPFLLMEANIDATNRWKNSNTSLFLEKELKEGEKLSFNADYLYYKNENPSEISTRFSDQASNEVNPKGNIFSNRQRGIANTPIHVGVISLDYTKQWNEKVRLETGVKGAYTRSTSLSRIDSWEDNEWVNTSRTSNDIAMNERTGAVYASSSWQISPSAELKIGTRYEYSHTRTDAEKEENKIDRRLGKLFPSLFFSKKVGDHTTWQLSYTKRISRPTYNDLASYLTYSGPMSVFTGNPLLQPTITNNVKVGYIYRGYSFSVLAGRDDYPIARFQLTENPERDLLYVAPQNLKYQNNLTFQADIPISITDWWTINQGWVGGWRQFELDYTLVPAAKTYFAYSLYGNQTIKLPRQFFVEISGWYNSPSYKGSVKIGGFGMLNMGVKKELSNNRGSFQIAVTDVLQSMQIRARYGGLTEEAFAVNTHTNFRTESSRSRIIKLTYSRSFGSSEATNKRSRVRRSREEENRVRKE
- a CDS encoding phosphotransferase, whose protein sequence is MKEVPELAVEYSVASSLSLSSILTEIYDLPEKLKVEYLHQGFNDTYLVTTEVSKYILRVYRHNWKSLDDIHGEIDFLLLLKDAHIPVSYPIANINGNFVIELNCPEGTRYAVLFSYAVGESISSLNSKTARLFGEHLGRLHNVTEKREDKRLSKRYTHPEIFASTYKFLKSRLGNSSDILQKVAGLEQKLAEKIDMSNLGRLPKGICHGDPHYENVFLEKSSKKMTIFDFDFCGYGYLHYDLGSFFKYERSNKQNKAKFLEGYEQIRPLKVEEKRLIPYFEVLMRIFHLGARANNADGIKNPLWPKCEIEKTLENIIHQLSSIEK